The Candidatus Eremiobacteraceae bacterium genome segment GACGTATGAGCTCGAGTTCGTCGTGCGCACGACTGCGCCGCGAGATTGCCCGCGCGCTCTGACCGAGCGCGTCGGGACCTTCACCACCGAACCGGCATCTTCACTCGATGCGTTCGGCGACTTCGCCGACGTGCCCGATCAGCAGCCCACAGGCGCGGCCGCAGGGATGTCGGGTCAGGCCATCTTCGACAAGGCGCGCGAGGTCCTCGAGACCGTGCGCTATCCGACGTATATCACGTTCATCGTGCACGTGCGCTCCAACACCGGCGGTAAGCCCTTTTACGAGTCGTTCCGCTCGATCGTGCGCGCGCAAGACGACATCGTCTTGACGCACAAGACGCCGATCGAGACGACGAGCAAGCCGGACAATCCGTACGGCACCAACTTCGCGATTCTCGGCTTCACCTTCCAGACTCACACCAAGGGCCACCAAGAGGAGCCCTTCGGCGTGCCGCAGATCTCGCCGCTGTATTCGTTCGGCTTGCGCCCCCCTGGCGAAGTCATGGGGCTCAGCCCAACGCCTGCGCCGGAGCCTTCGGATCTGCGCTCGCTCGGCCACGTCGAGGCGATCGCTCGCGATTATGACATCACCCTCGTCGACATAAGGCCCTACGGCGTGCGCTGGGCCTATCACTTGAAACTGGTGCCGGTCGAACGTCCCGACGAGTACCGGCTGCGCGACATGCTGGTGGACACCGAGACGTTTGTGCCCTGGGAGCTCACAAGCGCCGGCATATTCCCGAAAGGGCCCGCGTCTGGGGTTTCATGGAGAGTCAGATATACGATCGAACAAGGCGCCTGGCTCATGACGGAGGAGACGACCAGCGCGAGCATACGCGTGGGCGGCTTCATGCAGAGCACGACCTCGCGCGGGTATGACGGCCTGACGTACACCTTGACGGACTTCAAGTTCGCCACGACGCCGTCCGATTTTTCGTTCTTCGAAGTCGGCACCAGCGAAGCCTCAGAATATTGATTGCCGGAGCTGCGGCCACGCGGCGCGAACCCGGTTCCTCATGAATACCTCGACCGCCGCCGCCAAGCTCGACGAGTTCATCCGTCCGACCACGTTCCCGGTCGCCGTGCGTTTTCTGCGCGACGGTGAGGCGCCGCCGCCCAAGGCGAAGCGTCCGCTCGCGGACATGGACCGCCATGTCACCGTGTGCCAGGGATGGGGGATCGCGCGCAAATACGGCTGGACCACTGTCCTGCGCGCCGAGGACATGAAATGCCCGCTCGGTGCTCTCGTCGCCGGCTTCGCCGCTCCCAACGCCTATTATGAAGAAGGCAATCTATGCGCCGGCATGTACACCAAGGATGAGGATGCCGGAGCGCGCAGCGAGGCGTCGGTCGAGAAGTTCGCGCCCGGCGAGATCGACGCCATCGTGTTCGGTCCGCTGGCCCGCGCCGAATACGAGCCGCACGTGCTCATCATCTATGGAAACGCGGCGCAGGTCATGCGCCTTGTGGCTGCCGCCCTGTGGAAAGAGGGCGGCCGCATCGCGTCGTCGTTCGCCGCCCGGATGGACTGCTCGGATCACCTTGTCGTCCCGTTGCGGACCGGCGAATACCAGGTCGTCCTGCCATGCAACGGCGACCGCATCTTCGCCGGCGCTCAGGACGATGAAATGGCGTTCAGCCTGCCGTGGCACAAGATCGACGAACTCGTCGAGGGCCTCGAGGGCACCCAAAAGGGCGGCATCCGATACCCGATCCCATCGTTCCTGACCTACGAACCAGGCATGCCCAAGAAATACCAGGAGCTTCTCGACATGCAGGCCGCGCAGCGCCCAAAGGCGGCCAAATAGGGGGTCGCGAAGACTCCGCCCTCTAGGGCGGAGTGGGTGGCTCTCATGGGTAGACCCGAAGCAGGCCATATCCCCTTGACCCCCGGCAGCGCACCGCGATTCCGTCGACGTGCGTTGGTCGGGCTGTTCCTGTTCGTCGGGCTGTCGTTCGCGCTTCACCTCACTCTCGGTCCGACGGTCACCGCCATCTCGCCGATCTTCCGTACGCCCGACACGCCGGACCAGAGCGTTTCGGTCGTCACCCTTTCGCGCGCCAAACTGGCGACGGTCACGCCGACGCCGACGCCGCCGCCCAAGATCTACGTGCGGACTATCGCCAACGTCGCGCCGCTCAAGTATCTGGAATTCGGCACAAGATCGGCGCGTCACGCGATCAAGCCGCCGGCGCGCCGCACGGCGATGCTGTCCGTCCATCCGGAGGTCGGACCAAGCCCGACCGCCGGTCCGGATTCTGCGGCCGCCACCGATTTGATGCCCGCCGGCGCACCGCCTAAAGGCGAAAGCGCGCAAGCGGATACCGGCGCGGACAAGAGCCGCATCGCAGGCGCCGTCGTGTGGGGCGATGACAACCCGCCGCGCGTGCTCTCGCTCGCCTCGCTCGTCGGCGGTGCGACAGGCGCACAAACCGGGCATCACGTGCGCTTGGAAGTCGACATCGGACCGGATGGTGACGTCTTGAACGTCCGCGTCGTCATCTCGTCAGGTGATGCGGCGCTCGACGCGGCCGCCGTCGACGCTGCGCGCAAATCCACGTACCGCGCAGCGACGCTCAACGGCCTGCCGGTGCATGGCACGGTCACGCTCGATTTTCCCCAGACGACCGCAACCACGACGTGATCTCGGTCGAGGCCTCGCCTAAAGACCGCATCATCGCCCGCGCCAAAGAGATCGGCTTCGATCTCGTCGGCATCGCGAGCGCGCAGCCGTTCACGGACACGGAACACGTGTTCAAACGGCGTGTCGCCGAGGGGCTGCTCGCCAATTGGAATTATCCCGACCAGACCGTCGAACGCGCTTGCCGGCCGGCGGACGCCCTATCGGGCGCCAAGTCGATCGTCTGCACTGCCACCGCATACCTGACCGAATACGAGCCCTACGATCCGGATGCACCCGGCCTGCGCGGCGCGATCTCCAGCCACGCCTGGGGCAGCGATTACCATCGCACGATCGGCGCGCGTTTGCGCGCGCTGGCGGCGTTCATCAGCGTGGAGTTTCCGGGCGAACGGTGCATGCCGTGCGTCGACACCGGACCGCTCGTGGATCGGGCCGCCGCCGTGCGGGCGGGCATCGGCTGGTTCGGCAAGAACGCCAACGTGTTGACCCGCGATTTCGGCTCGTGGGTTCTGCTGGGAGAAGTGATCACGACGCTTGAGCTGCCGCCGGACGAGCCGCTCGCCAAGTCGTGCGGCCAGTGCGTGGAGTGCATCGCGCGCTGCCCGACCGGCGCGATCGGTCCTGACGGCAGCGTCGACGGCACGCGTTGCATCTCCGATCTGACGCAGCTGCGCACGCCGATCCCGCGCGGTCTTCGTCCGGCGATCGGCAACCGCTTGTGGGGCTGCGATGACTGCCAAACGGTCTGCCCGGTCAACCAACGCAAGGAGCTTGCGGCCAAGAGCGCGGCGCGACCCGAGTTCGCGCCGTTGCCGCACATCGGGCCGTCCATGGATCTGCCTTCCGTGTTGCGCATGACCACGTCGCAATTCCGCGCGTGGTTCGGGCCTACGTCTATGGCGTGGCGCGGCAAAGGCGTGCTCCAGCGCAACGCCGCGGTGGCTCTTGGCAACTCGCGCGATCCGGCAGCCATCCCGCCGCTCATCGAGGCGCTGGCGGACCGT includes the following:
- the queG gene encoding tRNA epoxyqueuosine(34) reductase QueG, which codes for MISVEASPKDRIIARAKEIGFDLVGIASAQPFTDTEHVFKRRVAEGLLANWNYPDQTVERACRPADALSGAKSIVCTATAYLTEYEPYDPDAPGLRGAISSHAWGSDYHRTIGARLRALAAFISVEFPGERCMPCVDTGPLVDRAAAVRAGIGWFGKNANVLTRDFGSWVLLGEVITTLELPPDEPLAKSCGQCVECIARCPTGAIGPDGSVDGTRCISDLTQLRTPIPRGLRPAIGNRLWGCDDCQTVCPVNQRKELAAKSAARPEFAPLPHIGPSMDLPSVLRMTTSQFRAWFGPTSMAWRGKGVLQRNAAVALGNSRDPAAIPPLIEALADRKPLVRGHAGWALGNLHAVCEGDLVERTRAALLRAVDAEPDAWAREEMMLALQQLDDQRQESA
- a CDS encoding DUF169 domain-containing protein, which gives rise to MNTSTAAAKLDEFIRPTTFPVAVRFLRDGEAPPPKAKRPLADMDRHVTVCQGWGIARKYGWTTVLRAEDMKCPLGALVAGFAAPNAYYEEGNLCAGMYTKDEDAGARSEASVEKFAPGEIDAIVFGPLARAEYEPHVLIIYGNAAQVMRLVAAALWKEGGRIASSFAARMDCSDHLVVPLRTGEYQVVLPCNGDRIFAGAQDDEMAFSLPWHKIDELVEGLEGTQKGGIRYPIPSFLTYEPGMPKKYQELLDMQAAQRPKAAK
- a CDS encoding TonB family protein; translation: MGRPEAGHIPLTPGSAPRFRRRALVGLFLFVGLSFALHLTLGPTVTAISPIFRTPDTPDQSVSVVTLSRAKLATVTPTPTPPPKIYVRTIANVAPLKYLEFGTRSARHAIKPPARRTAMLSVHPEVGPSPTAGPDSAAATDLMPAGAPPKGESAQADTGADKSRIAGAVVWGDDNPPRVLSLASLVGGATGAQTGHHVRLEVDIGPDGDVLNVRVVISSGDAALDAAAVDAARKSTYRAATLNGLPVHGTVTLDFPQTTATTT